The Lepidochelys kempii isolate rLepKem1 chromosome 2, rLepKem1.hap2, whole genome shotgun sequence genomic interval AAGGAAGTGATGGTTTGATATTCATATGGTATATGGAGAGAGCTTGTTGTTTctggaaagaaaaatattattaatCACAAGCTAAGTGTTTGTGATGTGACATCCCTCCTGTTTTCTTTATTCTGTGGCTTATCTGGTAGTAATGCTTGGAATGTTCAAGGCCTGGGATCCCATTTCACTTGAGAGATATCATAATCTCCTCTAGTCAAAGATATATACAGTTTTCCTCAAACCTTTGGCTGATATCAcagctttcagagaactgtagcTACATCAGTGTATTTAACATAAAACTGTTCCTTAGTTAAAACCCAGACCAGAAGATTTAATGGTAATGAACTTCTGTATGCTCACCAATATCCCTAACCTTTGGAATTTTGCTCTGGTAAAAATGAATCCAAATACCATGCAGGGCCTACGACCCACCCAGAAGCATACAAGCCATGCAGTGAATTTGCTGATCTTCGGAGGATCAATCCAAAAGCAATCCAACTATCAATATTAAAGGATGTAGAGCCCCATTAATTTAATCTCCTATGGCTGTTAAAAGGCCTCCGACTAATCCTGATCACAAGTATTCACCTATCTCCTGAGGATAGTGCTGACTTTGGACCAACAAGAGTGAATTAGATAGCTCCAATGTTTCTTACCTTCCCTTGGACCCAGAATGACATTCATATTGTCCTTCCAGAACTGATCCAATGGACATCCATTGCATGTCATCACCTGAGCACACAAGTTGAAATTCAAGTTCTTGGGCTCCTTACGTAAGTTTTCAAGCACCCATTGCAGACAGACATCTTGGCCATATACAGGACAATTAGCCATCTTAAGCCTCATAGCAATACCAGCATCACTCAGGAATGGGTTTCGGAGAGATGCTAACTCCCTGTCTATATCTGAATTGGGAGCATTACAGTATCCAGAATGAATTTTTCTATAAGCTCTGTAAAATGCTTCTTTGTCTTTCAGAGAACCTGTTGAAGAAGATATGGGACATTTAACCTGTTGGAGATGCAAGAGATCATAACTCTCTCAGCCCCAAAAGTGATTAAATTCCTtcttcttctctcctctccttagAGCTAACCTGGTACAGTCAAGTGTAGAACTAGAACGTAAAGAAAATGCACCTCCTCTCCTGTTCAAGGAGACAGGAATGCTGAAACGAAATCACTAGGAAAACATGCTTAGCTGCAGTTTGTTACCTTATTTTATATCTGtagagtaaataaataataaaacaggtATTCAGCATAAGTCTCAGAACCAGCTGTACAAGGACCACAATGTGTACAATAGACCACATTACATATATCTTTCTAAACACTAGAGATAGCCATATGAAGACACTCTCATAAATGTCCAGCTTCTTAACCATGCTCCTGTTGTCCCTCAGACATAGTCATCCAGGGGTTTCATTTTTACAGTTAGCTCCAACCCATTTCACACTCCTGTAAGTGTTGTGCTGTATAATCCCTTAACTAATGTTGGATGGTGAATGTAGCCCAGTAGCAACTTacactgataaaaaaaaattaatatgagAGTACACTAGATATGTGAGGGGGCTAATTAATAATTATGTGTCTTGACATCTCTGGTACACTAGGTGAGAATGAAGAGGTTAACTCCTGCTTGAAGAATGATTTCGGGCCTTTCAGAGGTCCTAAGAAAGCCCATCCTGATCTCTATTACCCAACTAAGGAACAGGCAGGGCCAGAATATGAATGAAAATAGTGGGAGTGAATGACTTTAAgcacaatctttaaaaaaatcaattatattTAGAAGCCTTTGGAATAATGTTTCTTTCCAAAACCTAGATCAGTCTGGAGAAGTTTTACTTTAAAACAGAGAACTTTCACAATGAACAGAATGTGTTTATTTATATTTCTTATGATCAGCATTTCAAATTCCTGTGAATCCAGGTAAAGTCTTTGGTCCATACCTAATTCATACTTGTAAGCTCTGGTGATATCCTCACGTAGGTCACTACCAATGCACTTGGTGCTGATGTATTGCCCACAAGGCCAAATGTCGTAGTATAGTTTTGTCTTTGAGACAGAGCCTTGGGAAAGCCAGCCAACACAGCCTGCATTCAGCCGAGAGAACATATGATGGCCGTCATAGTCCAAGTCCAGATTTCCATCTTTGATGCTTCTGACCGAAGTAGGACCACAGCATATTGAACCTAACATAGATCAAGTCAACCATATTACTACATTATGTAACATAGCATGCTACTATACAACCTGAAGAATAGGACAGTAATTACTTCTACAGAACCACAGGGTTAATTTACCTCTACCAGTCTCCAGGGGTGTTGGATCCAGACACTGCCAATCACCACAGCATTGATTTAGATCTCTGCGGGCCATCCAAGATTCATTCCAGCAGTGGTAGCTCCTGTAGGATGTAAAAGTTCAGTTTTTGTAAAGAACTTTCAGAGGCCAGTCTTTGGTACAAGTCAAAATGCTGGACCAATCAGACTAGGAACAGGGGTAGGGTAGGAATATGAAAGCTACCATTGGTGTGCGATAGTGATCTGGGTGCATGCTGTATTGGGGCCAGACACTACAGCCATAGTGCTCTACACCAGTGATAAGGAGCCTCAAGAAGCCAGTTATCAAAGAAAAGATTATCAACTAAGTGATCATGATGGAAGATGATGGCCCTGATCCCTGATGGATTTGTGTTTCATGATGCAGTCAGTATTTTTGGAGCCACTCCAAGATAGATGACCTCATTCGTAGGTAGTATTAAGTACTTATGAGTTTGGTGAATGTTTTATGAGCATCTGATTCTTATGTAGATTCAGCAATCAAGCAAGTACTACTAGTGTATAATTATATCTTGTAATGTGTCATCACAAAACTGAATTATTGCAACAGTCTTGCAACACCAAAGAAATGGCCCATGGTCAGGCTTATGTGAGTTCTTGTACATCAGTAATAGCATTCACTCATTGTTGATTTCACACTTACCAAAGGCTGTCTTTGCCACGCAGGGTTTTGCCAGTACAGTCAAAAAGTTCATTGACAACAAGGGGGTTCTCAGCACGTTGAGGAGAATAGAAGTTTGTGACAACACGGCTTGGGATTCCCAAACACCTCATCACTGTAAGGGAAAAAGTGCTCCAGAGTCCAGAACACTTACTCAAAAGTCCCTATAAAGAATGCTTCCCTGGAATAAGTTAGCCAATTCCTTTCCTTCCTATTTTTCAGATAATTTCTCCTATAATTGACAAATACCATGTAAATAGTTTGAGCTAAAATCTCCAACAAAAAATACTGAGTGCACATAACACTAATGGTGCAAAGTCAGCTTCTCTAGGGGACTTCATTCTGCTGTTGGGAAAGTAGCAAAGGGGGACCTAGAAGTAGGAAATAGGATGTTAGGCTTTCTTCCTGGGTCCTTTAGGAGGATCAACAATAATGGTGTCTGACTAACAAAACATCAAGAGTCCTCCATAACGTTAATTGCAAACGAAGCATAGATTCAATTGCACTATGTTACAAAACATCCCCACCAACCAACTTAGAAACTGATTTACCTCAGTAAGTAATCActtataacagtggttctcaaactagggccaccacttgttcagggaaagcccctggtgggctaggccagtttgtttacctgccgcgtccgcaggttcggctgattgcagctcccactggctgcggttcgccgctccgggccaatgggggctgcaggaagggcggtcagcacatccctcggcccatgctgcttcccacagcccccattggcctggagcggcgaaccgtggccagtgggagccacgatcggccaaacctgcagatgtggcaggtaaacaaactggcctggcctgcccggggctttccctgaacaagcggcgaccctagtttgagaaccactgggctagctCACTAAAATATCCTCTCTTTTCATAGGAAAGGATAGTAGTTTGCAGCTCATTGCTTTGGCTCCCAGATTTTAGGAAGAGATACAATCAAGCATTTTATTGCAATTGTCACTGCTTGTTCTTCTGATTCATCATCCAAGCTTGTGCTAGAAGAATATGCTACCACATACAGTACACTGTACTTACTCTGCCTTTTATCACTGGTGGAAATGTTCAGCAAACACTGAAGCATATAGTACTGACGGGAGTCAGGGCCAGAAGGGTGAGTACTGTTTTTCTTCCTGCTCTGATCACTGCTGAGACAAAGCTGGATCTCACCCTAGTCAGCCACTTTACAGTGAATTTATTTTGGTAACAAAAAATAgatccactttttttttctggtgacatACAGATCATGTCAGCTGCTTGCTATAGGCTTGTTTTCCTTGACAGGTGTGGATATATCATTCCCCACCAACTTTGGGGAGGCTAGCATACCTGTGCACATTACTGATGCAAGAGACGCAGAGTCTCCATATCTGACCGGCCTGCATCGGCCTTTATACCACTGCAGAAGGATGGGAACACTTCCATTCCATGACAGTGGTTTAGCCCTCTGAAGGTAATCATTGTTTTGTGGGAGCTTCATGATGCTGTTATTGCTATGGCCACAGATCTGGAAAACAGACAACAATAAATCTAAATATCTGATAACTTTTCTACATCCTAAGACTTTTCCAAGATACAAATTCTGTACTGAGCTACTGAAACTGTGGAAATTCTGATTTACATGGTTAGTCAAATTCCTCCCTGTTTAGCTCCATATCTGGTATATGTGTCTGTGGTTCCTGTGTGTTTCACTCTTCTCCTACAACATAGCTCACTGCTGCTGATGCATTCAGAGGTCATATGTGATTAACCATTCACTTACCATGTGGTTTACCACCATGCTGACATGCACAGGATCATTGCGCCAACTACTTTCTCGGTCAGAGTCATGATGGTAATTTGCACCCATATCCAGGAGTTTCAGGCAGATATCCAAAATGCCATCTTCAAACTATGTGCACAAGGAAAGACGGCTATTACAGACACTATGGAATGCTGGCTTTGAtatgtttccttttgttttccttgtaTAGCTGACATCTCTTTATGCCTGTGAACAGACCCCTTTTTCTAAAGGCCAGTGCCCGTGACTTTGCATTGTATCTCATATCTACTGGCAGAAAGGACAGAATTCCTTTTAGAACATGCCAGGGTAACTCCTTGCTTGGCCAATGGGATCATTTCCACCTTTCATTCAGAGGCTCAATACAAGGTACCTCACCCTTTCTTCCAGGGAAGTCTCTACAGCCTTCCCAACCCCTGTAGGGCCAAAGTGAAGTTAATTCACCTTTTCCCCCAGAGATGAGTGTCTATCCTGTAGTCTTCACTAGGGCTGGGTGGGAAGTGGTTTTCCCCTCCTGTGAAaacttttgagatttcaaaatgtttctcgTTCTGTAGCAGGTTTAAACTAAGACCCTTGAAAATTTCCTTTTgaatttgttttgtgaaaatcagagagagagagtcaccaacCCAGAGTAGCCAGATGTTTAGGGATCGCACCTGGGATGTGAAAGGTTCAAATCCTTGATCCGAATGGTGCAAAGCAGTGACTTTAGCTTGGATCTCGTACATACTAGGTAAGTGCATTAACCTCCAGACCTTGGAGTCATTTTCTCTCCCTGACCCAATGAATATTGATATAAAGTGGAACAGGTCAAATAGCAGAGATTGACTGATTGACtatatagcccagtggttagggcactccctgtgatgtgggagacacaggttctgaatcaggcagagcctGGGTTTCCTCGGTGAATGCCCGGCCCCTCACCACTGGGCTATCAGGTCTCTCTGCTCTAGTGATCttatggtggatttttttttagctgTATGTTAAAGTATTGAGACTGGAGCATGGTCTGGATTGGCACAAGAAAAACTCACACAATTCTGTAATATGCCAGATATTTATGTAAATCTTGGCTTGCACCAGTGCTACAGAAAGGCAAGATCAGTCTGGCTACGCTCTGTCAACGTCATCTTTTGAATTATTGTTGGGTTTTACAAGTTCTGAACAAGTCTCACAGTGTGATATTTACCTGTCCAAAGTGCCACGGTCTAGAAGTAATGTGCTTGTGAACTCCCTGGTACAGCATTCCTTGTTCATTCAGGACATATTCTTTTCTGTGGGCCTCATTGTACATATACACAGGGTCATCTGGAAAAGAAGCAGAGACAGAACTATCAGTCTAATCTCTCTACCACTCACTTTCTCTTTCGCTTCTCTCTTTCTTTACAAATCTGCTTTTTTTCCTGTCTTTAACTTAAACTTGAGCAACATTTTTAAGTGTGTCATCTCCTTGGAAACATTGCTGGGGTTTTGGATAAATTGTTTAATAACTCACTGTATATTTAGAAGCTTGATTTTTGTCAAATCATTTTTCCCTTAACAGGTCTCACCCAACTTTATATATGTACAGCCTGAATTTCAGAGGTCCTGAGAACCTCAGACTTCCACTGACATTGAGGTTACTGAGCACATCTGAAATTCAAACAGTGTGTATTTAAATTTGGCACCTAAAAAccgaggcacccaaaattacagACTGTTTTTTAATACTTGGCACTTACTGACTCACTTAAGGTCATACAGG includes:
- the LOC140906121 gene encoding protein-glutamine gamma-glutamyltransferase 5-like, with translation MEAIALGDVDLNCPYNCKNHNTHFFGTDKQIVRRGQAFNFYVNFQNREWDDTRDTMSFTVETDDPVYMYNEAHRKEYVLNEQGMLYQGVHKHITSRPWHFGQFEDGILDICLKLLDMGANYHHDSDRESSWRNDPVHVSMVVNHMICGHSNNSIMKLPQNNDYLQRAKPLSWNGSVPILLQWYKGRCRPVRYGDSASLASVMCTVMRCLGIPSRVVTNFYSPQRAENPLVVNELFDCTGKTLRGKDSLWSYHCWNESWMARRDLNQCCGDWQCLDPTPLETGRGSICCGPTSVRSIKDGNLDLDYDGHHMFSRLNAGCVGWLSQGSVSKTKLYYDIWPCGQYISTKCIGSDLREDITRAYKYELGSLKDKEAFYRAYRKIHSGYCNAPNSDIDRELASLRNPFLSDAGIAMRLKMANCPVYGQDVCLQWVLENLRKEPKNLNFNLCAQVMTCNGCPLDQFWKDNMNVILGPREVKTIPLHIPFDQYGSHLSDYNIMRVVAVSEPECGGEVLMVNRDIVINKPPLDIKVEQLEYN